From Micromonospora carbonacea:
CCCCGGCGCGCCCACGTCGCCCCGGCCCAGCCGGACACCGCCCGGCGGGGACAATGGCGGCATGCCCGAAGGCGACACCGTCTGGAACACCGCCCGCGTGCTGGGGCGGGCGCTCGACGGTGCCCGGCTGACCGCGTCCGACTTCCGGGTGCCCCGGCTGGCGGGCACCGACCTGGCCGGCTGGACGGTGCGCGAGTCGGCGAGCCGGGGCAAGCACCTGCTGCTGCGGCTCGCCGCCCCCGCGCCGGTCGACCCCGGCTCCGGCCCCGCCGGGCGGTCGGCGACGCACGGGCCTGGTGGGGTCACCGGCTGGACGCTGCACTCGCACCTGCGGATGGACGGGGCGTGGCGGGCGTACGCGCCGGGGGAACGCTGGACGGGCCGGCCCGCGCACCTGATCCGGGTGGTGCTGCGCGCCCCCGACGCGGTCGCCGTGGGCTACCACCTGCACGAGCTGGCGCTGGTGCCGACCGCCGAGGAGGACGCCCTCGTCGGCCACCTCGGGCCGGACCTGCTCGGCGCGGACTGGGACCCGGCCGAGGCAGTCCGCCGGCTCGCCGCCGCGCCGGAGGCGACGATCGGCGAGGCGCTGCTCGACCAGCGCAACCTGGCCGGGGTGGGCAACCTCTACAAGTGCGAGGTGCTGTTCCTGCGCGGGCTGTCGCCGTGGACGCCGGTCGGCGCGGTGCCCGACCTGGCCGGCACGGTGGCGCTCGCCCAGCGGCTGCTGGCCGCCAACCGGGGGCGGTGGACGCAGAGCACCACCGGGTCGCTGCGCCGGGGCGAGACGAGCTACGTGTACGGCCGGCGCGCCCAGCCGTGCCGCCGCTGCGGCACGGCGATCCGCCGGGAGGAGCTGGGCGAGCGGGTCACCTACTGGTGCCCGGTCTGCCAGCCGGACCCGCCCGGGCGGCCCGCGCCGCCGCCGACCGCGACAGGGGCCGAGCCGCCCGTGCCAACACCCTGACCTGCGGCGACACGCCGTCCCAGCGGCCGGGACATCCGCAGATAGGGACGATTGGGTAGTTCCGCACCGACCCTCCGACGTCGCATGCTGCGGTTGAGTGCTCACCGAACGTCAACAGGCGGGTGCGGCCGCCCCGAGGGGGTGGCGGTCGCCACGCCACGACCGATCCGGGGAGAGCCATCGTGCTGTTCCGCAGACTGCGCTCCAACTTCGTCGACCGGCCCCCGCGTACCGGCGCGGAGCCGGGGCCGACCGTGCCGGCGGCCCGGACCGCCGAGGCGACCGAGCCCGACGTGGCCGAAGCCGAGGAGATA
This genomic window contains:
- a CDS encoding Fpg/Nei family DNA glycosylase; protein product: MPEGDTVWNTARVLGRALDGARLTASDFRVPRLAGTDLAGWTVRESASRGKHLLLRLAAPAPVDPGSGPAGRSATHGPGGVTGWTLHSHLRMDGAWRAYAPGERWTGRPAHLIRVVLRAPDAVAVGYHLHELALVPTAEEDALVGHLGPDLLGADWDPAEAVRRLAAAPEATIGEALLDQRNLAGVGNLYKCEVLFLRGLSPWTPVGAVPDLAGTVALAQRLLAANRGRWTQSTTGSLRRGETSYVYGRRAQPCRRCGTAIRREELGERVTYWCPVCQPDPPGRPAPPPTATGAEPPVPTP